GATATTAATCCGGCATTACCTGCCAGTCAGATGTGCAGTATGAAACCTGTTTCTTTCAAAAGCAGCGACAACTTAACGATAAACGGTTATCTCACATTACCACTGGGTTATAAAGCCGAAAGATTGCCGGTAGTTGTTATCCCTCATGGGGGGCCTGCAGCGAGGGACTCCTGGGGGTTTAACTCAGAGGTGCAGTTTCTTGCAAACCGCGGTTATGCAGTTCTGCAAGTAAACTTTAGAGGATCAAAGGGCTACGGGAAAGAATTCTGGATAGCTGGATTCAAAAAATGGGGCAGCGCTATTCAGAGCGATATCACTGCGGGGGTTCGATGGTTGATTGGTGAGGGGATTGCAGATGAAAAGCGTATAGCTATTTATGGAAGCGGCTTCGGGGGATTCAGCGCTCTTTATGGATTGTGCTTTGAGTCGTCATTATATAAATGTGGTGTATCGGAGTCGGGTTTTGTAAACTTGTTTACGTACATTAAAGCAGTTCCTCCCTACTTTAAGCCGATGCTTCAGATGTATTATGAGATGGTAGGCAATCCCGAAGAGGAGATTGATTATTTCAGATCAATTTCGCCTGTTTTCCATACAGATAAGATAAAAGCGCCGTTGCTGATCGCGCAGAACGTCAAAGACCCAAGGGTGAACGTAAACGAAACAAACCAGTTTGTGAAAGAGTTAAAAAACAGGAAAGTTCAGATAAAATACCTTGTCGGCGATAGTAATTCAAATAATTCGGAAAACCAGATGGAGTTCTATCGTGAGCTTGAATTATTCCTTAATGATCATTTAAAGAAGTAGAACAGGATGAAGGCGCGAAAAACGCAGTACCGGAGAAACAGCTGGTTGAATGCCGGTTTTCTGGTATTGATCGCCCTGTCGCTTATTGTTGCACTGGTTCTGGCGCATAGTTTGATCGAAAAGTATGTAGAGAACGAGTTCAACACCCGCAAGATAGATGTTCTGGAGGAGACACTAAAGGCTTACAATGATTTCTTTCAGAACCGCGTTCCGGAGATTTCTTTCTATCAGGGATACCTCGACTCCGCTTCTGCGGTAAAATATGCTGACACCGTGCTCAGAAAATACGCTTTTGTGAGCCGCCTCATCTTTTACGATACGGAAATAAGCAACCATCCAGTTAACAACGCCTTCCGGGTTTACAATTTCTCCATTGCGCCCCGTGCGGTTTACCAGTTCCGAAGGGCTATTCCCGCCGATTCTATCTTACTTTTTAAAAATGCCGGGACGGCCAATATTTCTGTAAAGGGAATGGACGAGTTTAATAAAATGGCAGTAAAATTTTCAGCATACATTGAGTCGGCTGATACGATAATAATACCGTCTTCCGCTGATTATGTCAGTACGTTCTATAACGTTACGCATAATCGGATAACTTTTATGAATATACCGCGTGAGGAAGACGTACGAATATTTAAAGATCTGATGTTTAAAGAGCTGCGACGGTCGCCGGTGTTTGAACAGGATATCATTTCATTCTGGTTGAATCCCGAACGCCTGCAAATCAGGAATACGCATAAGGAGCTTTACCAGGAAATCAGCATTAAGCCGCTGGTTTACGATTCTCTTGATACTAACCCGGAATTCTTAAGTACCGATCTTCCGCTTTCAGGGGCGTTTGCAGACTATAAATTATATTTCAGCTCATCGCGAAGCTTTTTAAAGAAGGAGATTTATCGTCGTTTTATCCCGGTTGCCTTCGTTATCCTTTTAATCTATGCAATGCTGATATTCCTTGCGTATCTCATTTACCGCAATCTGAATATAAACAGCAGGATGTTCAAACTGCAGTACGATTTTATTAATAACCTTACTCATGAATTTAAAACCCCGGTAAGCGTGATAAAGATTGCCGGAAATAATATTAAAAGCGCATCCAGCCTTTCCGAGGGAGAGCGTTTTCATTACGGTAAAATTCTCGACCAGGAGGCTGATAAGCTTAATGACCTGATGAATAAACTGCTTTCTTTTACGCAGATTGAAAATCAGTCGATCAATATAAAAAGAGAAAGAATAGAATTCGAACAGTTTCTTCAGAAGCTAATAAATGGCTATCGGCTGAAATATCCCGATTTTAATATCGGGTACAAGATACAGAAGCTGGAATTCTTCGATACCGACCCCGTCCTTCTTGCCAGTATTTTCCAGAATCTGATAGATAACGCGTATAAATATTCCTTACCGGGCAAGAAAAAGCTGGATATTGATGTGTTCACTGAAAAAGGAAATGCCATCTTCCGTTTTACCGATCAGGGGATTGGAATACCAAAAGAGGAGACTCAGAACGTATTCAAAAAATTTTACAGGATACAAAACCAATATAATCAGCAAGGGAGTGTGGGATTAGGACTGGCATTTTGTAAAGAACTTATTAATTTTATGAACGGAGAAATACGGTTGAAAAGCAAAGAG
The window above is part of the Arcticibacter tournemirensis genome. Proteins encoded here:
- a CDS encoding sensor histidine kinase; its protein translation is MKARKTQYRRNSWLNAGFLVLIALSLIVALVLAHSLIEKYVENEFNTRKIDVLEETLKAYNDFFQNRVPEISFYQGYLDSASAVKYADTVLRKYAFVSRLIFYDTEISNHPVNNAFRVYNFSIAPRAVYQFRRAIPADSILLFKNAGTANISVKGMDEFNKMAVKFSAYIESADTIIIPSSADYVSTFYNVTHNRITFMNIPREEDVRIFKDLMFKELRRSPVFEQDIISFWLNPERLQIRNTHKELYQEISIKPLVYDSLDTNPEFLSTDLPLSGAFADYKLYFSSSRSFLKKEIYRRFIPVAFVILLIYAMLIFLAYLIYRNLNINSRMFKLQYDFINNLTHEFKTPVSVIKIAGNNIKSASSLSEGERFHYGKILDQEADKLNDLMNKLLSFTQIENQSINIKRERIEFEQFLQKLINGYRLKYPDFNIGYKIQKLEFFDTDPVLLASIFQNLIDNAYKYSLPGKKKLDIDVFTEKGNAIFRFTDQGIGIPKEETQNVFKKFYRIQNQYNQQGSVGLGLAFCKELINFMNGEIRLKSKEGVGSEFSVILPL